The DNA window AAAAGACCAGAGAGCAACGGCTGCAAGTTCTTGCTCATGTGAGGAAGGGGATGAATTTGACGTTGAGAGTACAGCAGTGGTCCCTGGAAGTTAGGCAGGTGAGGAGGAGGTTGGATAGAGGGTGTGTGTCCAGTTTCATAAGAGAAATGATTTCTAAAGTTCTCCAGCACTGTAGAGGACAATAGTTCATAACAATTTATTACATAATTTTGGAAAACTAGAAGGGAGGAGTGTGAAGAAACGATAAATGTTTTAGGAGATGGAAATGCCAATGACCTTGATTTCATCACTACACACTGTACACATAcattgaaatatcacactgtgCCTCATCAACACATGCCAGTATTACATATCAACAAAAGTACAAATGCCCATACCTCAGTGATTGAAATGAAATTGCAATAAAAAGCCCAGCTGTTTTCATACAAAATTACAATGATTGACTAGATAGTGCACAGGTGATCCATTATGGTACATTCTAAACAATCTATGGGAATAAGCTCAAAGGAGGATGCAAAAAATAAGTTGCCATGAAATACACAGAGCAGAGGTAGTCACCTTGGATGGAAGGGGTGAGGTCTCTGGTCTCCACTATGTTGCACACTGTGACTCAGGAGAGGTGTGCTTcaacactttcactgagaggcacCATCTTGCtgaggactctccccagggccacctTGATGTCCCTGTTCCTCAGACTGTAGATGAAAgggttcagcatgggggtgaCCATGGTGTATGTCACTGAGGCCATCATACTTATCCTAGAAGACAGTGTGGCTACAGAACTGAGGTAGACCCCAAGGCTAGTGCCATAGAACAAGGAGACCACCAGGAGGTGAGacccacaggtggagaaggctttgtGCTTGCCCCTGTCTGATGAGATCCTCAGGATGGAGGAGAAAATCTGAGAGTAGGAGAAGAGGATGCCAGTGAGAGGGAAGACACCCAGGACGATGGCCACAGTGTACACCACTATGTTATTGATGAGTGTGTCAGAGCAGGTGTGCTTTAGGATTTCAGGAAGATCACAGAAATAGTGAGGGATTTCTATGTTTGTGCAAAAGGACAGCCTCAAGATGGTCAATGCCCCAGGCAGGGCACCTAGAACACTAGTGAACCAGGACCCCAGAGCCATGAGCTTGCAGAGCTGTGGGCTCATGATGACCACATAGTGCAGGGGGTGACAGATGGCCACGAAGCGGTCATAAGCCATCACTGTCAGGAGCAAATTGTCCTGGCATGCCAACAAAGCAAAAAAATATATCTGTGAGACGCAACCTGCAAAGGAGATCACTTTGCTGTGACTCTGGATGTTCCTGAGAGCCTTGGGGATGGTGGTGGAGGTGAAGCCAATGTCAGCCAGGGACAGGTtagagaggaagaagtacatgggcgtGTGCAGGTGGGAGTCTGAGATGACagccaggatgatgagcaggttcccCAGCACAGTGACCAGGTACATGGCCAGAAGTAGGCCAAGGAGGAGGAACTGAAGGTCAGGGTCATCTGTGAATCCCAAGAGAATGAAGTTGCCTGTTTGGTTTTCTCTTTCCATGGTGCTTGTGTGTTTTCccaggaggaagagaaagaactccAAATTCACTCCAAATAGGGATTCCCCAGGATGAACCCGGTGTCTATTATTGACACCTTGGGAACTCAAGAAATCATTTGTTTTGTCTTATGATCGGGTCTCTTTGCTGACAAGTTGCAGTTATCATTGTTACTTGAAGAAAGTGGATATAGGTCAGTGGTTTTCCATTATCACTTGGGAACCTGCTGGAAATGTGCATCTTCTGGCTCTCAGGACCCTGAGCCTCCCATTCTGGGTGCAGGACCAGCACTCTGTGTTTTAACAAGCCCTCTGGGGATTCGGAGGCTCACAGCCATAGGAGGACCCTGGCTGCAGTGCCTGAGCCTCCCTAAGCATCCTCCCTCCCCAGCATCCCTGCTGGCTgctctggggtgttctgccacagGCACATGGGATGAGAGCGCCCTAGCTCCAGGCAGGTCTGTGAGGCATTGGAGGCTTGTTGTTTTACTGTGCTGCTTTTCTGGAATTTCTATGTGTGTATCCCAACCTTTGGTGGCCCCTCTGCTAACACATATAAAAAGCATTGCTATCATTAAGCCTTGTTTCCATTTCCTCTGAATTACCACTTTTCTTTTATGAATCCAATGAACAAGGATTTTTCTAAATAAAGAAATCCTAGCATTTCTAAATGTAAAAGTGAATCTTTTGGGTATTTTCCATCATCTGATTCTCATCACATCCACTTATTCCACCTCGTGGAAATGGCTCTTCAAATCCTGCCCGTTCTGGACATTGACTTTCTGTCTGCGTTTTCTTTATGGCAAATGCAGTTTGGattaattttaatttcatatgtTCTTCTCTTCAGATGTAAATGGCCTctgtcagtttttaaaaattcaggtaTATCCTTTGTCACATTCTTATAAATAAATGACTAAAAATGACCTATCAGGTTGTGAGATCTTTggtcccattttttaaaaaaattgactcTCTTCATATTTGAAAGTTGAGTATGACAAGTCATTTAGTATTATTTCCACTGTCATTTTATTCCTCTTACCTGACTATACTCATACATGAATTTAAGAATGACTAGGCTCTTTTGTAAGAACTGTATGTCTGGAATTTTTTAGAAATCCCCTGGAATTTATAAACCAATCTGGTAACAACTGACATGTTACAATGTTCAGATTGTCATTCCAAGTACAGGAATTGACCTCTAGATATTTCTATTCTTGTATGGACAaacttttcttttaatgaaaagtAGATTGTGTCCATTTCTTTTAAATAATATTGAGTGTATTTTAGGTTTAATGTTCATAAGAATAATTATTCCCCATATTATATGTCTACTGTTGCTATTATAGGCagaaatctttttaattttttttcattgatgaAGTTTCAtgtaattttctgggttttctcATAAATTTTATGATGTTTTCTAAAAGTCTCCTTtgactaaaaaatattaatttggaaCACATTATCTCTCATTTTGGTTTCATTGTTTTGTTTCCAAAATCCAAATCCTTGTGAAGGTTTTGTGTAAGATAGGGAATTCTACTTTTTCCTTTGTTTAAGCTAATAACCTTAGAGTTTTGTCATCAAATGTGATGCTCACTCTCATATTCAGGTGTCTATATCCAATATGTAATTTTAATGCCATTAACATGCATTTTTTTATTCCTGGATCATTTAGAGAGTCTATTTAAAGATATCAATAAACCTGTCATGGTTAatt is part of the Callospermophilus lateralis isolate mCalLat2 chromosome 1, mCalLat2.hap1, whole genome shotgun sequence genome and encodes:
- the LOC143399912 gene encoding olfactory receptor 7C2-like, coding for MERENQTGNFILLGFTDDPDLQFLLLGLLLAMYLVTVLGNLLIILAVISDSHLHTPMYFFLSNLSLADIGFTSTTIPKALRNIQSHSKVISFAGCVSQIYFFALLACQDNLLLTVMAYDRFVAICHPLHYVVIMSPQLCKLMALGSWFTSVLGALPGALTILRLSFCTNIEIPHYFCDLPEILKHTCSDTLINNIVVYTVAIVLGVFPLTGILFSYSQIFSSILRISSDRGKHKAFSTCGSHLLVVSLFYGTSLGVYLSSVATLSSRISMMASVTYTMVTPMLNPFIYSLRNRDIKVALGRVLSKMVPLSESVEAHLS